The genomic stretch GAAAATCTAATAGCGAAGCGGTCTAACATCTAACAGCGCAGCGTTCTAACAATCTGCGAGCAACGCGAGTTAAAGTTCGTAACTAGTATTGTTTACCAAAAAAACAGCATTCGCAAAAAACAACTTTCCATTTTCCCAAAAAGCTCTAAACATCGGATTATCTACCATATAAATCATGCTTCCACGACCGATTCTGTGTTCTCCGAAAACTAAGGTGTTCTCAATATTTTTAGCTGCTTTATATCCTGCGAAACCAGAAACTGCTTTCGTATCTTCTAAATAGGAAACTGTGTATCCTTTTTCTAAATAATTATACGCGGTGCTTCCTAATTTCAACGTAAAATACGATTCTCCATACCCAAAAGCTAATGGATGCGTGTTGTCTACTTTCGTTTTGAAAATTGCACCAGTAATAAGGTTTGAAATCTTTTCGCGTTCACTTTTTGCATACGAAACAATAGTTTTTTTAGCGTCTTCCTCGTCTTTTTCTTTTTTAGACAAACCGAAATCATCTTTTCCTTCAAATATTTTCAGAGAACTTCCAATGGCGATTACTTTTCCACCACGCGAAACCCAATTCTTCAACAATTTTAACTTTTCTTCATCAAAAAGAGATTCATAATTTCCATCAGGCAATACCAAAACATTAAATGAATTTAAGGTATTTGCTGAAAAATCGCTAGAATTAATATTCGTTACAGGAAACTTCAACTCTTGCTCAAAGAAATACCAAAGTTCTCCAAAACCTAATGATCGTGTCGCTTTTCCAGACATGACAGCAACTTTAGGCATCTTAATTTCCTTCACATCGGGCGAACCTAAATCAACGCCAGTATCTGAAAATCCAGATTTAAGACTTGAAAGTGTTATTTCACTTGTATTTGCTATATCTGTTACTTTCTTATGAAGGTCTTCAATATTTTTATTATCGCTTCGCGTAATAATTAACGAACCGCTATCAAACGTATTTCCGCCAGAAGTAAATGGTTTTTCTGAAAATCGCACACGAAATCCTTTCTGTAAAAGGTCACTCAAAAATGCAGCATCATTTACAGTATTCCATCGGGCAACATACGCAGTCGCATCTTTTTCAGCATTCACAGCAAAAACCTTATTTATCGGATCAGAAGCAACTAAGGTTTTAGAAGCAACCGTTTTCAAACCATACGCATACGGAATACTCCAAGCGGTAATATCATACGTCAATGAATCGCTCAACGTTGCATTTGGTTCAAATAATACTTTGACCATGTTTGCTTTTGGCTGATTTGTGCTTACAACAAGTCCGAAAGGAACAGTAGTTGATTTCTGCGAACTACTTTCATAGTCAAATCCTTTTACAGATGAATTTGACGTAAAACCATACTTAATTTCGTGTCTGTCTAGCAATTCTGCTAATTTGTTGATTCGATTTTGATTTCCTTCTAAAACATAACTTTTATACGTGAAATCGTTCTTGCTGAAAAACTTTTTGAATTCTAAATTCAGTTTATCAGCGTTCTTTGAAGAAATCTCAACAGTTGACAATCCAGTAGTATGATGATGTGCAATTCTATCTTTCAAACTTAATAAATCGCCTTCATCATTAATAATTCCTAAACCTGCTCTTCCATGTCCAGCTTGCTCGTACGTCATTCCGATTGCGCCGTTAAACGTCGGATACGTATCTCCATAACTCGGATACAGCAAATCAAATCGTTCTTTTGTAAAATACAACCAACCTTCTTTGTCAAAATATCCCGCATGATTTTTTCCGATTTGCGTTTGGAAATCGCGTTGCCAATCGGTAATTACTTCATGAAAAGGTTCTGCGGCAGGCGCAAAATAATACGGTTCATTAATTCCTTGTTCATGAAAATCGACATGAATATGTGGCAACCATTTATTATACACTTTTAAGCGTTGACGCGTTTCAACTTGCGTTGCCCAAGCCCAATCTCTATTCAAATCAAACAAATAATGATTTGGTCTTCCGCCAGGCCAAGGTTCGTCGTGTTCTTTTGCTTTCTGACTCGAATTATATGGAAAACTCGCCACTTGATTATACCAATTTACATATCTATCTCGTCCATCAGGATTGATACACGGATCTACAATTACGACTGTATTTTGCAACCAAGCTTTCTTTTGCGTAATCAATTCATACGTAGTTTGCATCGAAGCTTCCGTACTTGACGATTCGTTTCCGTGTACATTATAACTAAGCCAAACAACGGCTTTATTTGTTGTATTTGTAGTTGTTCCGATGCCAGCATTCGCTAGATGATTCTTTCGGATAGTTTCCAGATTTCCTAAATTTTCAGCAGTTGAAACATAGGCAACTTGTAACAAGCGTTGTTCGTTTGTCTTTCCATATTCTTGCAATTGAATCATATTGGAAGCTTTCGCTAGATATTGAAAATAATCAACCACTTGATAATGATTTGTAAATCGCGTTCCCAATTCGTAGCCTAAAAACTCAGAAGGCGATTGAATCGTTTGCGAAAAAGCTGAAATAGAAAAAATAAAAAATGAAAGTAATGTGAAAATATGTCGTCTCATTGTAAATGCTAAGTTAGATAAGTTTCAAAGCTAACTAAATAATTCTTGAAAATAAATAAATTTAGATGATTAGTAAATGAGTTATATGTCAAGAACTATTTGATTAAAGATAAATAGTTGTCAGGTTATCCGTTGTCTTTTATGCAGTATAGCAAATTAAATCCGTTAAAAATTTCTGAAGCCTTGGAAGAAATTTAGGATTTGAGTTGCGGTT from Kordia antarctica encodes the following:
- a CDS encoding M14 family metallopeptidase, which codes for MRRHIFTLLSFFIFSISAFSQTIQSPSEFLGYELGTRFTNHYQVVDYFQYLAKASNMIQLQEYGKTNEQRLLQVAYVSTAENLGNLETIRKNHLANAGIGTTTNTTNKAVVWLSYNVHGNESSSTEASMQTTYELITQKKAWLQNTVVIVDPCINPDGRDRYVNWYNQVASFPYNSSQKAKEHDEPWPGGRPNHYLFDLNRDWAWATQVETRQRLKVYNKWLPHIHVDFHEQGINEPYYFAPAAEPFHEVITDWQRDFQTQIGKNHAGYFDKEGWLYFTKERFDLLYPSYGDTYPTFNGAIGMTYEQAGHGRAGLGIINDEGDLLSLKDRIAHHHTTGLSTVEISSKNADKLNLEFKKFFSKNDFTYKSYVLEGNQNRINKLAELLDRHEIKYGFTSNSSVKGFDYESSSQKSTTVPFGLVVSTNQPKANMVKVLFEPNATLSDSLTYDITAWSIPYAYGLKTVASKTLVASDPINKVFAVNAEKDATAYVARWNTVNDAAFLSDLLQKGFRVRFSEKPFTSGGNTFDSGSLIITRSDNKNIEDLHKKVTDIANTSEITLSSLKSGFSDTGVDLGSPDVKEIKMPKVAVMSGKATRSLGFGELWYFFEQELKFPVTNINSSDFSANTLNSFNVLVLPDGNYESLFDEEKLKLLKNWVSRGGKVIAIGSSLKIFEGKDDFGLSKKEKDEEDAKKTIVSYAKSEREKISNLITGAIFKTKVDNTHPLAFGYGESYFTLKLGSTAYNYLEKGYTVSYLEDTKAVSGFAGYKAAKNIENTLVFGEHRIGRGSMIYMVDNPMFRAFWENGKLFFANAVFLVNNTSYEL